In Mytilus edulis chromosome 4, xbMytEdul2.2, whole genome shotgun sequence, the following proteins share a genomic window:
- the LOC139519378 gene encoding MIF-like protein mif-2 has protein sequence MPKIIIHTNLKDEDIPAGFEHTVAVKVSEVVNYSTENIYVSITRGDRMSHNGSSDPMAFIDMMTCDRFNEKNNPGYSRQFLKFFCKELRLPLSRVLIQYHETQIHDYGYIRE, from the exons ATGCCAAAAATAATCATCCACACAAACTTAAAAGATGAGGATATTCCTGCTGGGTTTGAACATACAGTGGCGGTGAAGGTATCCGAGGTTGTGAACTATTCAACAGAG aatatttaCGTCAGTATCACCAGAGGAGATAGAATGAGCCACAATGGGAGTAGTGATCCCATGGCATTTATAGATATGATGACTTGTGACAGGTTCAATGAGAAAAACAATCCAGGATATTCTCGTCAGTTCCTGAAGTTTTTCTGTAAAGAACTAAGACTGCCTTTGTCTAG agTTTTGATACAATATCATGAAACACAAATACATGATTATGGATATATACGAGAATAA
- the LOC139519377 gene encoding MIF-like protein mif-2 yields MPKIIIHTNLKDEDIPAGFEHKVAEKVSEVVNYSTECIYVSITRGDRMSHNGSSAPMAFIDMMTCARFNEKNNPGYSRQFLKFFCKELRLPLSRVLIQYHDAQIHDFGCIRQPPEYKVPEAFHDSTTYKP; encoded by the exons ATGCCAAAAATAATCATCCACACAAACTTAAAAGATGAGGATATTCCTGCTGGGTTTGAACATAAAGTGGCGGAGAAGGTATCCGAGGTTGTCAACTATTCAACAGAG TGTATTTACGTTAGTATCACCAGAGGAGATAGAATGAGCCATAACGGTAGTAGTGCTCCAATGGCATTTATAGATATGATGACTTGTGCCAGGTTTAATGAGAAAAACAATCCAGGATATTCTCGTCAGTTCCTGAAGTTTTTCTGTAAAGAACTAAGACTGCCTTTGTCTAG AGTTTTGATACAATATCATGATGCACAAATACATGATTTTGGATGTATAAGACAACCACCAGAGTATAAAGTTCCAGAAGCTTTCCACGACAGTACAACCTACAAACCTTAA